From Tiliqua scincoides isolate rTilSci1 chromosome 2, rTilSci1.hap2, whole genome shotgun sequence, the proteins below share one genomic window:
- the LOC136639184 gene encoding major histocompatibility complex class I-related gene protein-like, with amino-acid sequence MASVGLTVGPALLVVSSPNQPANFPLMCGFRSTNHSYNVLWTVVAESDQGLLWFRTVAYLDDLLIVVYNSNGKSMVPRVPWMEKLEKEDPQLWRTETKIQQTWLFEFQWVLWKVRNAYNHRQGLHTLQLHGGCGLNAGGQNEGYFRVAYDGEDLVAFDSETLSWKAVDRTKNITRMLDNYVPHVRSFLEEGCFAWLQVLLQNRKEVLQRKDPPVVKLTHKESREESLLCQAYGFYPKEIHATWRKEGEVKLGDTFHGVVSPNVDGTYYTWLSIEIDPKERRHYRCHVEHDGLQEPLDVAMEESASGLLVGGVLMLMIFLLLLTGIIFYIRVGKGPFSSLLSDQPPPAHPASLGTDLSHPLASFQEEDAGVKPKPADQELTP; translated from the exons atGGCTTCAGTGGGCCTCACAGTTGGGCCTGCCCTGCTTGTGGTTTCCTCTCCAAACCAGCCTGCAAACTTCCCCTTGATGTGTG GCTTCAGGTCCACCAACCACTCTTACAATGTTTTATGGACAGTGGTGGCAGAGTCTGACCAGGGTTTGCTCTGGTTCAGGACTGTGGCGTACTTGGATGACTTGCTCATTGTAGTCTACAACAGCAACGGGAAGAGCATGGTGCCCCGAGTGCCCTGGAtggagaagctggagaaggagGATCCCCAGCTCTGGCGGACGGAGACAAAGATTCAGCAGACCTGGCTTTTTGAGTTTCAGTGGGTACTGTGGAAAGTGCGGAATGCCTACAACCATCGCCAAG GACTTCACACCTTGCAGCTCCATGGCGGCTGTGGGCTGAACGCAGGTGGGCAGAATGAAGGATATTTCAGAGTCGCCTATGATGGGGAGGACTTGGTCGCCTTTGACTCGGAGACCCTCAGCTGGAAAGCAGTCGACAGAACCAAGAACATTACAAGGATGTTGGATAATTATGTCCCTCATGTGAGGAGCTTTCTGGAAGAGGGGTGTTTTGCATGGCTGCAGGTACTCCTGCAGAATCGGAAGGAGGTTCTACAGAGGAAAG ATCCCCCAGTGGTGAAGTTGACCCATAAGGAAAGCCGTGAGGAAAGCCTCCTCTGCCAGGCCTACGGTTTCTACCCCAAGGAGATCCAtgccacctggaggaaggagggagaggtcAAGCTGGGTGACACGTTCCATGGGGTGGTCAGCCCCAATGTGGATGGAACTTACTACACCTGGCTCAGCATTGAGATCGATCCCAAGGAGAGGAGACACTACCGGTGCCACGTGGAACATGACGGACTGCAGGAGCCTCTGGACGTGGCCATGGAGGAGTCTG CCTCGGGGCTCCTTGTGGGAGGTGTGTTGATGCTCATGAtcttccttctgcttctgacTGGGATCATCTTTTACATCA GAGTGGGCAAGGGGCCCTTCAGTTCTCTGCTCTCAGACCAGcctccacccgcccaccctgcttCCCTGGGTACTGATCTCAGCCATCCTCTAGCGTCATTCCAGGAAGAAGATGCAGGGGTAAAACCGAAGCCAGCAGATCAGGAACTGACACCATGA